In Macrobrachium rosenbergii isolate ZJJX-2024 chromosome 16, ASM4041242v1, whole genome shotgun sequence, a single genomic region encodes these proteins:
- the LOC136847064 gene encoding transient receptor potential cation channel subfamily A member 1 homolog isoform X3 has translation MCKLALAHPNVKVNYKNRKGMTPLHIASQENCVNIMQLLLDFGADLNSKDNNVFLPLHYAAIKGYSEACEILLSYGNSSDREKQLTARLRDGKTPLLLSAMHGHLRCCKLMEFRNKYFSDKDGNTAFHYAVMGGFESTVSALLEMGFDPNAKNKKGIAPVHLASAKKRIASLQILIENGVDLRSIDKQGRAVFHFAAEKNSLESLTILLDNAALSDLINKTDESDCTPLHLAIKRDSIESGMLLLEKGASPTIACKGGMSPLHLAADKGCTRLCEVLLARKDVDVNLENESRATPLHLAALHGSLDVIQMLVRKKAKLTAVDKNGRNALHVAASVGSVSAVKFLTKKGVPLKCKDDTGSCALHLAAFKGSLECCKVLVSNAKATCWEKDHSGSLPLDKAFKESNPTMNEADIIQHDRIFQYLLLNISFKEDKEMTQHIRKYMDIAILENRTIIVDAIVNSGWWYHGISRENGKSLHFQKLIADYPELALKILDHCITSSGSSGGGVTYDFRLLEENYYIPSDEGCTAESPFDSKTHRIRPDALEYTEDGLKWQRDHPLSVMVLHQHLCMLVHPLINMWLLQKWTSYICVMVLGHLMLEFLFTLSITLFMAVIDNWYHMQNKCNMTKEEICHLNSHNMSVELASLQENFMDCNSSVIVKRGCWIALVLTSGVLLAKELYTWWMLKTSYFAYIEHKIRIVRMIFAMFILIEFEACGNKHMVLQVWRWQFGIIGLLLTWLHSLNTLNQIPKFSIFMPVTRRFIKSFFMVLIYIFIIMFVFAFIFHLLLSNQPAFSSITEAMIKTTLWMLQDLAYDNTFIFTEKHPLQYPILLKCLFLVFVTFLGGFIANFIITQPSNQFDIFREKACFHRAASRVQLFFKYDICFPYFRRVKTKVKVTEIEAKKSPYVVFMRKLLMFDNKEDSKPVSQIDLLQKDVKNLSEQVSSLVAINNKYLEEMSDLKSQVSILTKMMIK, from the exons ATGTGTAAGTTGGCCTTGGCACACCCGAATgtgaaagttaattacaaaaatagaaaaggCATGACTCCCTTACACATTGCTTCACAAGAAAACTGTGTGAACATAATGCAGCTTCTTTTAGATTTTGGTGCAGATTTAAATAGTAAGGACAACAATGTATTTTTGCCACTGCATTATGCAGCAATTAAGGGGTACAGTGAAGCCTGTGAAATTTTGCTCTCCTACGGGAACAGTTCTGATAGGGAGAAACAACTGACAGCTCGCCTGAGAGATGGAAAGACACCCCTTTTACTTTCAGCCATGCATGGTCATCTCAGATGTTGCAAACTTATGGAATTTCGAAACAAGTATTTTAGTGACAAAGATGGTAACACGGCATTCCACTATGCTGTGATGGGTGGGTTTGAAAGTACAGTGTCCGCACTTTTAGAAATGGGTTTTGATccaaatgctaaaaataaaaagggcatAGCTCCTGTTCATTTGGCTTCTGCCAAGAAAAGAATTGCTTCCCTCCAAATCCTGATTGAAAATGGAGTTGACTTGCGTAGTATTGATAAGCAAGGTAGGGCAGTCTTTCATTTTGCTGCGGAGAAAAACTCTTTAGAATCCCTAACAATACTTTTAGATAATGCTGCCTTGTCTGACTTGATAAACAAAACAGATGAAAGCGATTGTACACCACTGCATCTTGCTATTAAGAGAGACTCTATAGAAAGTGGAATGTTGCTGCTTGAAAAAGGTGCTTCACCTACAATTGCATGTAAAGGAGGAATGTCACCTCTTCATCTGGCAGCTGATAAAGGATGCACTAGACTTTGTGAGGTTCTATTAGCGAGGAAAGACGTAGATGTCAACCTGGAAAACGAATCGAGAGCGACCCCACTCCATTTGGCAGCTCTTCACGGATCTCTTGATGTAATACAAATGTTAGTTCGGAAAAAGGCAAAATTGACAGCTGTTGATAAGAATGGCAGGAATGCTTTGCATGTTGCTGCCTCAGTAGGCTCTGTTAGTGCAGTcaaatttttaacaaagaaagGAGTCCCACTGAAATGTAAGGATGACACAGGATCATGTGCTCTACATCTTGCTGCATTTAAAGGGTCTTTGGAATGCTGCAAAGTTTTGGTCAGCAATGCTAAAGCAACTTGCTGGGAAAAGGATCACAGTGGAAGTTTGCCATTAGACAAAGCTTTCAAGGAGTCAAATCCAACGATGAATGAAGCCGACATTATTCAACATGACAGAATCTTCCAATATCTCTTGTTGaacatttcttttaaagaagATAAGGAAATGACGCAGCACATACGGAAGTATATGGACATAGCAATACTAGAGAATCGCAC GATTATTGTCGATGCTATTGTGAACAGCGGTTGGTGGTACCATGGCATAtccagagaaaatggaaaaagtctTCATTTCCAAAAACTTATAGCTGATTACCCAGAGTTAGCCCTGAAAATCCTGGATCACTGCATCACCAGTTCTGGTAGTTCAGGTGGTGGTGTTACTTATGATTTCAGGCTCTTGGAAGAAAATTACTATATTCCATCAG atGAAGGTTGCACTGCTGAGAGTCCATTTGACTCAAAAACCCACAGAATAAGACCAGATGCGCTTGAGTATACAGAAGATGGTTTGAAGTGGCAAAGGGATCACCCTCTTTCAGTTATGGTGTTGCACCAACACCTTTGCATGCTCGTCCATCCTCTTATCAATATGTGGCTGCTTCAGAAGTGGacgtcatatatatgtgtaatggtCTTAGGACATCTGATGCTGGAGTTTCTCTTCACCTTATCCATTACTCTATTCATGGCAGTTATAGA caACTGGTATCATATGCAAAACAAATGTAATATGACAAAGGAGGAAATTTGCCACCTGAATTCTCACAACATGTCAGTGGAACTCGCATCACTGCAGGAGAACTTTATGGACTGTAATTCTTCTGTGATTGTAAAACGAGGCTGTTGGATAGCGTTAGTCTTGACATCAGGAGTGTTATTAGCCAAAGAACTTTACACCTGGTGGATG CTGAAAACTTCATACTTCGCTTACATTGAACACAAAATACGCATCGTAAGGATGATTTTCGCCATGTTTATTCTGATAGAGTTTGAGGCTTGTGGAAACAAACATATGGTTTTGCAA GTATGGAGGTGGCAGTTTGGCATCATAGGACTTCTGCTGACTTGGCTGCACTCTCTCAATACACTGAACCAAATACCCAAGTTCTCTATTTTCATGCCGGTGACAAGAAGGTTCATCAAGAGTTTCTTCATGGTgttgatatacatatttatcattatgtttgtgtttgctttcatttttcatcttcttctaaGTAACCAACCAGCATTCTCGAGTATCactgaagccatgataaaaaccACATTGTGGATGCTTCAAGATTTAGCCTATGACAACACtttcatatttactgaaaaaCATCCTCTCCAGTACCCAATACTTCTCAAATGTTTGTTCCTAGTATTTGTTACTTTTCTTGGAGGTTTCATTGCTAATTTCATCATCACCCAGCCCTCAAATCAGTTTGATATATTCAGAGAAAAAGCTTGCTTTCACAGAGCTGCAAGTCGAGTTCAGCTTTTTTTCAAGTATGACATATGCTTTCCATATTTCCGAAGAGTTAAGACAAAGGTTAAAGTAACGGAAATTGAGGCGAAGAAAAGTCCTTATGTAGTTTTCATGAGAAAGTTACTCATGTTTGATAATAAAGAAGACTCAAAACCTGTCTCACAAATTGATTTACTCCAGAAAGATGTAAAAAATCTCAGTGAACAAGTTTCAAGTCTGGTTGCAATTAATAACAAGTATCTTGAAGAAATGAGTGATCTGAAAAGTCAAGTAAGTATTTTAACCAAAATGATGATAAAGTAA
- the LOC136847064 gene encoding ankyrin-3-like isoform X5: MFGTLSKRLRKDRRRDEHCVIPIEPVGKRQVIQEESIRKRYERIGESTLRLEYNSPLLQAVDELNYEKCKSLIEEGVDINCRDARSGSSALHIAVKHDNTRILQLLLESGADCNLQDGTEQAPVHYAVHKDHFQNFQLLLNHDRLDINITNKACDTPLHIAAKEGRYEMCKLALAHPNVKVNYKNRKGMTPLHIASQENCVNIMQLLLDFGADLNSKDNNVFLPLHYAAIKGYSEACEILLSYGNSSDREKQLTARLRDGKTPLLLSAMHGHLRCCKLMEFRNKYFSDKDGNTAFHYAVMGGFESTVSALLEMGFDPNAKNKKGIAPVHLASAKKRIASLQILIENGVDLRSIDKQGRAVFHFAAEKNSLESLTILLDNAALSDLINKTDESDCTPLHLAIKRDSIESGMLLLEKGASPTIACKGGMSPLHLAADKGCTRLCEVLLARKDVDVNLENESRATPLHLAALHGSLDVIQMLVRKKAKLTAVDKNGRNALHVAASVGSVSAVKFLTKKGVPLKCKDDTGSCALHLAAFKGSLECCKVLVSNAKATCWEKDHSGSLPLDKAFKESNPTMNEADIIQHDRIFQYLLLNISFKEDKEMTQHIRKYMDIAILENRTIIVDAIVNSGWWYHGISRENGKSLHFQKLIADYPELALKILDHCITSSGSSGGGVTYDFRLLEENYYIPSDEGCTAESPFDSKTHRIRPDALEYTEDGLKWQRDHPLSVMVLHQHLCMLVHPLINMWLLQKWTSYICVMVLGHLMLEFLFTLSITLFMAVID; this comes from the exons GATTGGAGAAAGTACATTACGGCTAGAATATAATTCCCCTCTGCTTCAAGCTGTTGATGAACTGAACTATGAGAAATGCAAATCACTGATCGAGGAGGGTGTCGACATCAACTGTAGAGACGCCAGGAGTGGTAGCTCTGCTCTTCATATTGCAGTAAAGCATGATAATACTCGGATTCTACAGCTTCTTTTAGAAAGTGGAGCTGACTGCAATTTGCAAGATGGAACAGAGCAAGCTCCCGTCCACTATGCAGTTCACAAGGACCATTTCCAGAACTTCCAGCTGCTGCTTAATCATGACAGGTTGGACATCAATATCACGAATAAAGCTTGTGACACACCTCTTCATATCGCTGCAAAAGAGGGGAGGTACGAGATGTGTAAGTTGGCCTTGGCACACCCGAATgtgaaagttaattacaaaaatagaaaaggCATGACTCCCTTACACATTGCTTCACAAGAAAACTGTGTGAACATAATGCAGCTTCTTTTAGATTTTGGTGCAGATTTAAATAGTAAGGACAACAATGTATTTTTGCCACTGCATTATGCAGCAATTAAGGGGTACAGTGAAGCCTGTGAAATTTTGCTCTCCTACGGGAACAGTTCTGATAGGGAGAAACAACTGACAGCTCGCCTGAGAGATGGAAAGACACCCCTTTTACTTTCAGCCATGCATGGTCATCTCAGATGTTGCAAACTTATGGAATTTCGAAACAAGTATTTTAGTGACAAAGATGGTAACACGGCATTCCACTATGCTGTGATGGGTGGGTTTGAAAGTACAGTGTCCGCACTTTTAGAAATGGGTTTTGATccaaatgctaaaaataaaaagggcatAGCTCCTGTTCATTTGGCTTCTGCCAAGAAAAGAATTGCTTCCCTCCAAATCCTGATTGAAAATGGAGTTGACTTGCGTAGTATTGATAAGCAAGGTAGGGCAGTCTTTCATTTTGCTGCGGAGAAAAACTCTTTAGAATCCCTAACAATACTTTTAGATAATGCTGCCTTGTCTGACTTGATAAACAAAACAGATGAAAGCGATTGTACACCACTGCATCTTGCTATTAAGAGAGACTCTATAGAAAGTGGAATGTTGCTGCTTGAAAAAGGTGCTTCACCTACAATTGCATGTAAAGGAGGAATGTCACCTCTTCATCTGGCAGCTGATAAAGGATGCACTAGACTTTGTGAGGTTCTATTAGCGAGGAAAGACGTAGATGTCAACCTGGAAAACGAATCGAGAGCGACCCCACTCCATTTGGCAGCTCTTCACGGATCTCTTGATGTAATACAAATGTTAGTTCGGAAAAAGGCAAAATTGACAGCTGTTGATAAGAATGGCAGGAATGCTTTGCATGTTGCTGCCTCAGTAGGCTCTGTTAGTGCAGTcaaatttttaacaaagaaagGAGTCCCACTGAAATGTAAGGATGACACAGGATCATGTGCTCTACATCTTGCTGCATTTAAAGGGTCTTTGGAATGCTGCAAAGTTTTGGTCAGCAATGCTAAAGCAACTTGCTGGGAAAAGGATCACAGTGGAAGTTTGCCATTAGACAAAGCTTTCAAGGAGTCAAATCCAACGATGAATGAAGCCGACATTATTCAACATGACAGAATCTTCCAATATCTCTTGTTGaacatttcttttaaagaagATAAGGAAATGACGCAGCACATACGGAAGTATATGGACATAGCAATACTAGAGAATCGCAC GATTATTGTCGATGCTATTGTGAACAGCGGTTGGTGGTACCATGGCATAtccagagaaaatggaaaaagtctTCATTTCCAAAAACTTATAGCTGATTACCCAGAGTTAGCCCTGAAAATCCTGGATCACTGCATCACCAGTTCTGGTAGTTCAGGTGGTGGTGTTACTTATGATTTCAGGCTCTTGGAAGAAAATTACTATATTCCATCAG atGAAGGTTGCACTGCTGAGAGTCCATTTGACTCAAAAACCCACAGAATAAGACCAGATGCGCTTGAGTATACAGAAGATGGTTTGAAGTGGCAAAGGGATCACCCTCTTTCAGTTATGGTGTTGCACCAACACCTTTGCATGCTCGTCCATCCTCTTATCAATATGTGGCTGCTTCAGAAGTGGacgtcatatatatgtgtaatggtCTTAGGACATCTGATGCTGGAGTTTCTCTTCACCTTATCCATTACTCTATTCATGGCAGTTATAGA CTGA